A stretch of the Gemmatirosa kalamazoonensis genome encodes the following:
- a CDS encoding Dabb family protein, whose amino-acid sequence MFVHAVYFWLRPDLTPDERARFDAGVASLRTIEGVRHGYVGVPAPTDRPVIERGYSVALVAVFDDQAAHDAYQVHPVHDRFRDECGGLWTDVRIFDSVSDEQEAARG is encoded by the coding sequence ATGTTCGTGCACGCCGTCTACTTCTGGCTCCGTCCCGACCTCACGCCCGACGAGCGCGCGCGCTTCGACGCCGGCGTCGCGTCGCTGCGCACGATCGAGGGCGTGCGCCACGGCTACGTGGGCGTGCCCGCGCCGACCGATCGGCCGGTGATCGAGCGCGGCTACTCGGTCGCGCTGGTCGCCGTCTTCGACGACCAGGCGGCGCACGACGCGTATCAGGTGCACCCCGTGCACGACCGCTTCCGCGACGAGTGCGGCGGCCTGTGGACGGACGTGCGGATCTTCGACTCGGTGAGCGACGAGCAGGAGGCGGCACGTGGCTGA
- a CDS encoding APC family permease, whose amino-acid sequence MSIPPPIDAAEPPQLPRRFGLLPATALNMTNMIGVGPFITIPLLMSALGGPQAMLGWIVALVIVIGDGMVWSELGAAMPGSGGSFHYLREAFGRERLGRLMAFLFVWQFVLSGPLEIASGYIGFADYASYIWKGLTRANTIALVTVVGLVNIALLYRRIHSIASITVSLWVGTLITALAVIVTGTMHFDPRVAFDFPPGAFNFSLGFFLGLGAASRIGIYDYLGYYDVCYIGDEVRDPGRVIPRSILISTAAVAVIYLGINLSIIGVVPWRTFVPAAAHPESNFIVSIFMQKIYGRGVATVFTLLVLWTAFGSVFALLLGYSRIPFAAAESGYFFRAFARLHPTKDFPYVSLLVLGAISIVAGLFSLGTVIDALIVTRILVQFMGQVFGVMLLRKRAPEMPRPYRMWLYPVPALVALVGWIFVFATTAPRVIMFGLGVLALGGLAFLVWSWRTTRWPFALQEAAS is encoded by the coding sequence ATGTCCATCCCGCCCCCTATCGACGCCGCCGAGCCGCCGCAGCTCCCGCGCCGCTTCGGCCTCCTGCCCGCGACGGCGCTAAACATGACGAACATGATCGGCGTCGGCCCGTTCATCACGATCCCGCTGCTCATGTCCGCGCTCGGCGGGCCGCAGGCGATGCTCGGGTGGATCGTCGCCCTCGTCATCGTCATCGGCGACGGCATGGTGTGGAGCGAGCTGGGGGCGGCGATGCCCGGCTCCGGCGGCTCGTTCCACTACCTGCGCGAGGCCTTCGGGCGCGAGCGGCTCGGCCGCCTCATGGCGTTCCTGTTCGTGTGGCAGTTCGTGCTCAGCGGCCCGCTGGAGATCGCGTCGGGCTACATCGGGTTCGCGGACTACGCGAGCTACATCTGGAAGGGGCTCACCCGCGCGAACACGATCGCGCTCGTCACCGTGGTGGGGCTGGTCAACATCGCGCTGCTGTACCGGCGCATCCACTCCATCGCGAGCATCACCGTCTCGCTCTGGGTCGGGACGCTGATCACGGCGCTCGCGGTCATCGTCACCGGCACGATGCACTTCGACCCGCGGGTCGCGTTCGACTTCCCGCCGGGCGCGTTCAACTTCTCGTTGGGCTTCTTCCTCGGGCTCGGCGCGGCGTCGCGCATCGGGATCTACGACTACCTCGGCTACTACGACGTCTGCTACATCGGCGACGAGGTGCGCGACCCGGGGCGCGTGATCCCGCGCTCGATCCTCATCAGCACCGCCGCGGTCGCGGTGATCTACCTCGGGATCAACCTGTCGATCATCGGCGTCGTCCCGTGGCGCACGTTCGTGCCCGCGGCCGCGCACCCCGAGTCCAACTTCATCGTCTCGATCTTCATGCAGAAGATCTACGGGCGCGGCGTCGCGACGGTGTTCACGCTGCTCGTGCTGTGGACGGCGTTCGGCTCCGTGTTCGCGCTCCTGCTCGGGTACTCGCGCATCCCGTTCGCGGCGGCGGAGAGCGGCTACTTCTTCCGCGCGTTCGCGCGCCTGCATCCGACGAAGGACTTCCCGTACGTGTCGCTCCTCGTCCTCGGCGCGATCTCGATCGTCGCCGGGCTGTTCTCGCTCGGCACGGTGATCGACGCGCTGATCGTGACGCGCATCCTCGTGCAGTTCATGGGGCAGGTCTTCGGCGTCATGCTCCTGCGCAAGCGCGCGCCGGAGATGCCGCGTCCCTACCGCATGTGGCTCTATCCCGTGCCGGCGCTCGTCGCGCTCGTCGGCTGGATCTTCGTCTTCGCCACCACGGCGCCGCGCGTCATCATGTTCGGGCTCGGCGTCCTCGCGCTGGGCGGCCTGGCGTTCCTCGTCTGGTCGTGGCGCACCACGCGGTGGCCGTTCGCACTCCAGGAGGCAGCATCGTGA
- a CDS encoding DUF3565 domain-containing protein: MRPFDPAAPEQAITGFRLDDEGHWVAELACGHRQHVRHEPPMQSRPWVLTEAGRAAHLGTTLRCMRCLLGEPPA, from the coding sequence GTGCGCCCGTTCGATCCCGCGGCACCGGAGCAGGCGATCACCGGCTTCCGGCTCGACGACGAGGGGCACTGGGTCGCGGAGCTGGCGTGCGGCCACCGGCAGCACGTGCGTCACGAGCCGCCGATGCAGAGCCGGCCGTGGGTGCTGACCGAGGCCGGGCGCGCGGCGCACCTCGGCACGACGCTGCGCTGCATGCGCTGCCTGCTCGGCGAGCCGCCCGCCTGA
- a CDS encoding dihydrofolate reductase family protein, protein MSPHAPAAVFIATSLDGFIAREDGAIDWLPVPEPGGEDYGYATFFDAVDALVMGRNTFELVRAFPTWPYGDKPVVVLTHRPLDGPAPSGGRVETMAGRPEEIVERLAARGLARLYVDGGKTVQAFLDAGLVDRMIVTTVPVLLGRGIPLFGPLSNGDVRLRHVATRSFADGLVQSEYAVLPSR, encoded by the coding sequence GTGAGCCCGCACGCTCCCGCCGCCGTCTTCATCGCCACGAGCCTCGACGGCTTCATCGCCCGCGAGGACGGCGCCATCGACTGGCTCCCCGTGCCCGAGCCGGGCGGCGAGGACTACGGGTACGCGACGTTCTTCGACGCCGTCGACGCGCTCGTCATGGGACGCAACACGTTCGAGCTCGTGCGCGCGTTCCCGACGTGGCCGTACGGCGACAAGCCCGTCGTCGTGCTCACGCACCGCCCGCTCGACGGCCCCGCGCCGTCGGGCGGCCGCGTCGAGACGATGGCCGGGCGGCCGGAGGAGATCGTCGAGCGGCTCGCGGCGCGCGGGCTCGCGCGGCTCTACGTCGACGGCGGAAAGACGGTGCAGGCGTTCCTCGACGCGGGGCTCGTCGACCGCATGATCGTCACGACCGTGCCGGTGCTCCTCGGTCGCGGCATCCCGCTGTTCGGCCCCCTGTCGAACGGCGACGTGCGGCTGCGCCACGTCGCGACGCGAAGCTTCGCGGACGGGCTGGTGCAGAGCGAGTACGCGGTGCTGCCGTCGCGTTAG
- a CDS encoding DUF1569 domain-containing protein, whose amino-acid sequence MADDRRRNLFDPDAVAEVQRRLQTLRPDSPRQWGTMTPSQMVVHCARAVEQALGERRPPRAMIGRVLGWAIKPLALGNDAPMRRNSPTMPELVVNEEPDLAAERARLSALIDRFVAAGPAGCTTHPHGFFGRLTPREWAVLMYKHLDHHLRQFGV is encoded by the coding sequence GTGGCTGACGACCGCCGACGTAACCTGTTCGATCCGGACGCCGTCGCCGAGGTGCAGCGCCGCCTGCAGACGCTGCGCCCCGACAGCCCGCGGCAGTGGGGCACGATGACGCCGTCGCAGATGGTGGTGCACTGCGCGCGGGCCGTGGAGCAGGCGCTGGGCGAGCGGCGGCCGCCGCGCGCGATGATCGGGCGCGTCCTCGGCTGGGCCATCAAGCCGCTCGCGCTCGGGAACGATGCGCCCATGCGCCGCAACTCGCCGACGATGCCGGAGCTCGTCGTGAACGAGGAGCCGGACCTCGCTGCGGAGCGCGCGCGGCTCTCGGCGCTCATCGACCGCTTCGTCGCGGCCGGGCCCGCGGGGTGCACGACGCACCCGCACGGCTTCTTCGGGCGCCTGACGCCGCGCGAGTGGGCGGTGCTGATGTACAAGCACCTCGACCATCACCTGCGGCAGTTCGGCGTCTGA
- a CDS encoding alpha/beta fold hydrolase → MNRVLRLLGGALALLLVAAIGLLVAWRVPDRPVDALTARWAPPPSRFVPVAGLSLHLRDEGPRDDSLPIVLLHGTSSSLHTWDGWARALSTHRRVIRYDMPGFGLTGPAADGRYDIEAYVRTLAAVLDTLHVARCVLAGNSLGGHVAWAMAALHPERVARLVLVDAAGYPFHSASVPIGFRLANTPGLARLLQDVLPRPLVASSVRNVYGDPSRVTPALVDRYFDMTARAGNRRAVVERFRQSRPGELSERIPSLRVPTLILWGGRDRLIPRASADRFHREIAGSRLVVFPDLGHVPHEEDPGRTVAVVREFIGEP, encoded by the coding sequence ATGAATCGCGTGCTCCGGCTGCTCGGTGGTGCGCTCGCGCTGCTCCTCGTCGCGGCGATCGGGCTCCTCGTGGCGTGGCGCGTCCCCGACCGACCGGTGGACGCGTTGACCGCGCGCTGGGCGCCGCCGCCGTCGCGCTTCGTGCCGGTGGCGGGGCTCTCGCTCCACCTGCGCGACGAGGGCCCGCGCGACGACTCGCTGCCGATCGTGCTGCTGCACGGCACGTCGTCGTCGCTGCATACGTGGGACGGGTGGGCGCGCGCGTTGTCGACGCACCGTCGCGTGATCCGCTACGACATGCCGGGCTTCGGGCTCACCGGGCCGGCCGCCGACGGGCGCTACGACATCGAGGCGTACGTGCGCACGCTCGCCGCGGTGCTCGACACGCTGCACGTCGCGCGCTGCGTGCTCGCCGGCAACTCGTTAGGCGGGCACGTCGCGTGGGCCATGGCGGCGCTGCACCCCGAGCGCGTCGCGCGGCTCGTGCTCGTCGACGCCGCGGGCTACCCGTTCCACTCCGCGTCGGTGCCGATCGGCTTCCGCCTCGCGAACACGCCGGGGCTCGCGCGCCTGCTCCAGGACGTGCTGCCGCGGCCGCTCGTCGCGAGCTCGGTGCGCAACGTGTACGGCGATCCGTCGCGCGTCACGCCGGCGCTCGTCGACCGCTACTTCGACATGACGGCACGTGCGGGCAACAGGCGCGCGGTGGTCGAGCGCTTCCGGCAGTCGCGCCCGGGCGAGCTGTCCGAGCGCATCCCGTCGCTGCGCGTGCCGACGCTCATCCTGTGGGGCGGACGCGACCGGCTCATCCCGCGCGCGTCGGCGGACCGCTTCCACCGCGAGATCGCGGGCAGCCGGCTCGTCGTCTTCCCCGACCTCGGGCACGTGCCGCACGAGGAGGATCCGGGGCGCACGGTGGCGGTGGTGCGCGAGTTCATAGGCGAGCCATGA
- a CDS encoding glycoside hydrolase family 2 protein, which translates to MHCVVLAAFAARGGAQERETLRDGWAIQSSAEVGTDGARISAPTYRATGWHRATVPSTVVGTLVDDSVYRDPFFGMNLRALPGMSYKIGQNFAHLPMDSTSPFAVPWWYRRTFRVPGAMRGRRLVLHFDGINYRANVWLNGRRLADSSQVVGTYRRYDFDVTDAVAAGPNALAVEVFAPTPPDLQTTWVDWNPSPPDKDMGIWQPVSLVASGSVVLRDPQVVSHVDTATLRRAELTVGTELRNLGPRPVTGTLRGRIEGVSFSRTVTLAPNDSAYVAFTPDSFPQLRFTSPRLWWPVELGRPELYTLDLSFTAGGRVSDRQRVRFGIREITSETTARGGRLLVVNGRRILVRGGGWAPDIFFRPQPERQDAQLRYALDMHLNTIRLEGNYEDDRFWQRTDSLGLLVMTGWVCCDAWEEWAKWGPEQYAVAAASLRDQIRRLRGHASALVWLNGSDNPPPANVEQTYLDIEREEHWPNPTISSASAKPTRVTGASGVKMTGPYDWVPPGYWLQDSTHGGAWAYNTETSPGAAVPPIESVRRMMPERDIQWPLDSVWLFHAAGGQFTHLLDRFDTALVKRYGPPRDIDDFVEKSQLMTYEGERAMFEAYRRNKYVSTGVIQWMLNNAWPSIYWHLFDWYLRPGGGYFGTKKANEPVHAMFSYDDRSIAIVNARREPLRGVRLRARVLGLDASEQWTRDTVLDVPADSTLRVLALPEPSGISGAYFADLRLTAADGRPLSSNFYWLSTRSDVLADTSTWYMTPVKSYADYTALASMPRATVTASARFTTRGTDEDARVTLTNTSQAVAFFLRLQVTGRGGEEALPVLWSDNYLSLLPGETRVVTASFHRRDLGGAAPRVVVGGWNVSRTETR; encoded by the coding sequence ATGCACTGCGTCGTGCTCGCCGCGTTCGCCGCTCGAGGCGGCGCGCAGGAGCGGGAGACGCTGCGCGACGGATGGGCGATCCAGTCGTCGGCCGAGGTGGGCACCGACGGTGCGCGGATCTCCGCGCCGACGTATCGCGCCACCGGCTGGCATCGCGCGACGGTGCCGTCGACGGTGGTCGGCACGCTCGTCGACGACAGCGTGTACCGCGACCCGTTCTTCGGGATGAACCTGCGCGCGCTGCCCGGCATGAGCTACAAGATCGGGCAGAACTTCGCGCACCTGCCCATGGACTCGACGAGCCCGTTCGCCGTGCCGTGGTGGTACCGCCGCACGTTCCGCGTGCCGGGCGCGATGCGCGGCCGCCGGCTCGTGCTCCACTTCGACGGGATCAACTACCGCGCGAACGTGTGGCTCAACGGCCGCCGGCTCGCCGACTCGAGCCAGGTCGTCGGCACCTATCGCCGCTACGACTTCGACGTGACCGATGCCGTCGCGGCGGGGCCCAACGCGCTCGCCGTCGAGGTCTTCGCGCCGACACCGCCCGACCTGCAGACGACGTGGGTGGACTGGAACCCATCGCCGCCGGACAAGGACATGGGGATCTGGCAGCCCGTGTCGCTCGTCGCGAGCGGCAGCGTCGTGCTGCGCGACCCGCAGGTCGTCAGCCACGTCGACACGGCGACGCTCCGGCGCGCCGAGCTCACCGTGGGCACGGAGCTCCGCAACCTCGGCCCGCGCCCCGTGACGGGCACGCTGCGCGGGCGTATCGAGGGCGTCTCGTTCAGCAGGACGGTGACGCTCGCGCCTAACGACAGCGCGTACGTCGCGTTCACGCCGGACAGCTTCCCGCAGCTCCGCTTCACGAGCCCGCGGCTCTGGTGGCCGGTGGAGCTCGGGCGGCCGGAGCTGTACACGCTCGACCTGTCGTTCACCGCGGGCGGCCGGGTCTCGGATCGGCAGCGCGTGCGCTTCGGGATCCGGGAGATCACGTCCGAGACGACGGCGCGCGGCGGGCGGCTGCTCGTGGTGAACGGCAGGCGGATCCTGGTGCGCGGCGGCGGATGGGCGCCGGACATCTTCTTCCGACCGCAGCCCGAGCGGCAGGACGCGCAGCTCCGCTACGCGCTCGACATGCACCTCAACACCATCCGGCTCGAGGGCAACTACGAGGACGACCGCTTCTGGCAGCGCACCGACAGCCTGGGTCTGCTCGTGATGACCGGGTGGGTGTGCTGCGACGCGTGGGAGGAGTGGGCGAAGTGGGGCCCCGAGCAGTACGCGGTCGCCGCGGCGTCGCTGCGCGACCAGATCCGGCGGCTGCGCGGCCACGCGAGCGCGCTCGTCTGGCTCAACGGCAGCGACAACCCGCCGCCGGCGAACGTGGAGCAGACGTACCTCGACATCGAGCGCGAGGAGCACTGGCCCAATCCGACCATCTCGTCGGCGAGCGCGAAGCCGACGCGCGTCACCGGCGCGAGCGGCGTGAAGATGACGGGCCCGTACGACTGGGTGCCGCCCGGCTACTGGCTGCAGGACAGCACGCACGGCGGCGCGTGGGCGTACAACACCGAGACGAGCCCCGGCGCGGCCGTGCCGCCGATCGAGAGCGTGCGCCGCATGATGCCGGAGCGCGACATCCAGTGGCCGCTCGACAGCGTGTGGCTGTTCCACGCGGCCGGCGGGCAGTTCACGCACCTGCTCGACCGCTTCGACACCGCGCTCGTCAAGCGCTACGGTCCGCCGCGCGACATCGACGACTTCGTGGAGAAGTCGCAGCTCATGACGTACGAGGGCGAGCGCGCGATGTTCGAGGCGTATCGCCGCAACAAGTACGTCTCCACGGGCGTGATCCAGTGGATGCTGAACAACGCGTGGCCGTCGATCTACTGGCACCTCTTCGACTGGTACCTGCGGCCGGGCGGCGGCTACTTCGGCACGAAGAAGGCGAACGAGCCGGTGCACGCGATGTTCTCGTACGACGACCGCTCGATCGCGATCGTGAACGCGCGGCGCGAGCCGCTGCGTGGCGTGCGACTCCGCGCGAGAGTGTTGGGCCTCGACGCGTCGGAACAGTGGACGCGCGACACGGTGCTCGACGTGCCCGCCGACAGCACTCTGCGCGTGCTCGCGCTGCCGGAGCCGAGCGGGATCTCGGGCGCGTACTTCGCCGATCTCCGGCTGACGGCCGCGGACGGTCGACCGCTGAGCAGCAACTTCTACTGGCTGTCGACGCGGAGCGACGTGCTCGCGGACACCTCCACCTGGTACATGACGCCGGTGAAGTCGTACGCGGACTACACGGCGCTCGCCTCGATGCCGCGCGCGACCGTGACGGCGAGCGCGCGCTTCACGACGCGCGGCACGGACGAGGACGCGCGCGTGACGCTCACCAACACGAGCCAGGCGGTGGCGTTCTTCCTCCGGCTGCAGGTCACGGGGCGCGGCGGCGAGGAGGCGCTCCCGGTGCTCTGGAGCGACAACTACCTGTCGCTCCTTCCCGGAGAGACGCGCGTGGTGACGGCATCCTTCCACCGTCGCGATCTCGGCGGCGCCGCGCCGCGCGTGGTGGTGGGCGGCTGGAACGTGTCGAGGACCGAGACGCGTTAG
- a CDS encoding carbohydrate binding family 9 domain-containing protein: MLPFAALLATLLAAATPPDDFAGRTYAGRSRELDVAIPRHDSEGTVDGRLDEAAWRTAARLTGFSRYAPTDDAPADDSTQVLVWYSPTAIHFGIRAFAEPGTVRATLADRDKIYTGDYIGIFLGTFNDGRQATVFAVNPLGVQGDGIVVESGRSSGGGFQGLQSGREPTDISPDYVFESKGRLTDFGYEVEIRIPFKSLRYQSLPSQTWGVNVIRVVQSRGVEYSWAPAQRAAASYLAQSGHLVGLSGLRRGLVLDLNPVVTERAVGGPTTARGYAYDAQPARLGGNVRWGMTNNVTLNATVRPDFAEVESDAGQIAFDPRQALFFAEKRPFFLDGIEQLNVPNQLVYTRRITSPLGAVKVSGKAAGVDFAALSAADDRAASADGDARPWFEILRLQRDVGRSSRAGFVYTDREEHGHSNRVVGVDSRAVWRKIYSAQLQGAYSRTTAPDAPTREGPLYMVDLRRTGRSFVARYLFNAMHDEFDAQSGFISRPAVTHLLIDHTARMFGAQGSALRSASFDVSADGLWKYRKFVTRGDMLEKKLHLNTNYELRGGWKAGVSYLLETFGYDPDFYDGRLVASATDTVPFVGLPRITNHDWVFSVTTPNYRRVSASATYIVGRDENFFEWAPANIGYVSAAVDWRPTDQLRVGGTYLWQWYRRPTDGSMVGETRIPRVKAEYQITRAVFVRAVGEYRADYADDLRDAAGASAIPGGTILVPDGRGGYLPGRGFTTATGRARSVNSFRPELLFSYMPSPGTVVFVGYGSTLGEADALRFSGLRRQRDAVFVKMSYLLRRA; encoded by the coding sequence ATGCTGCCGTTCGCCGCGCTCCTCGCCACGCTGCTCGCCGCCGCCACACCGCCCGACGACTTCGCGGGGCGCACGTACGCGGGGCGCAGCCGTGAGCTCGACGTCGCGATCCCGCGGCACGACAGCGAAGGTACCGTCGACGGGCGGCTCGACGAGGCGGCGTGGCGCACGGCCGCGCGGCTCACCGGCTTCTCGCGCTACGCACCGACCGACGACGCGCCGGCCGACGACTCCACCCAGGTGCTCGTGTGGTACTCGCCGACCGCGATCCACTTCGGCATCCGCGCGTTCGCCGAGCCGGGGACGGTGCGCGCGACGCTCGCCGACCGCGACAAGATCTACACCGGCGACTACATCGGCATCTTCCTCGGCACGTTCAACGACGGGCGCCAGGCGACGGTGTTCGCCGTGAACCCGTTAGGCGTGCAGGGCGACGGCATCGTCGTCGAGAGCGGGCGCTCGAGCGGCGGCGGCTTCCAGGGCCTGCAGTCGGGGCGCGAGCCGACCGACATCAGCCCGGACTACGTCTTCGAGTCGAAGGGGCGGCTCACCGACTTCGGCTACGAGGTCGAGATCCGCATCCCGTTCAAGAGCCTGCGCTACCAGTCGCTGCCGTCGCAGACGTGGGGCGTGAACGTCATCCGCGTGGTGCAGAGCCGCGGCGTCGAGTACAGCTGGGCGCCGGCGCAGCGCGCGGCCGCGTCGTACCTCGCGCAGTCGGGGCATCTCGTGGGACTGAGCGGCCTGCGGCGCGGGCTCGTGCTCGATCTCAACCCGGTCGTGACGGAGCGCGCGGTCGGCGGACCGACCACTGCGCGGGGCTACGCCTACGACGCACAGCCCGCGCGGCTCGGCGGCAACGTGCGCTGGGGCATGACGAACAACGTCACGCTGAACGCGACAGTGCGCCCCGACTTCGCCGAGGTAGAGTCGGACGCGGGGCAGATCGCGTTCGACCCGCGGCAGGCGCTGTTCTTCGCCGAGAAGCGGCCGTTCTTCCTCGACGGCATCGAGCAGCTCAACGTCCCGAACCAGCTCGTGTACACGCGGCGGATCACGAGCCCGTTAGGCGCGGTGAAGGTCTCGGGCAAGGCCGCCGGCGTCGACTTCGCCGCGCTCTCGGCGGCCGACGACCGCGCCGCGTCGGCCGACGGCGACGCGCGCCCGTGGTTCGAGATCCTGCGGCTGCAGCGCGACGTCGGCCGCTCGTCGCGCGCGGGCTTCGTGTACACCGACCGCGAGGAGCACGGCCACAGCAACCGCGTCGTCGGCGTCGACTCGCGCGCGGTGTGGCGGAAGATCTACAGCGCGCAGCTGCAGGGCGCGTACAGCCGCACCACCGCGCCCGATGCGCCGACGCGCGAGGGGCCGCTGTACATGGTGGACCTCCGCCGCACCGGCCGCTCGTTCGTCGCGCGCTACCTGTTCAACGCCATGCACGACGAGTTCGACGCGCAGAGCGGCTTCATCTCACGGCCTGCGGTGACGCACCTGCTGATCGACCATACCGCGCGCATGTTCGGCGCCCAGGGCTCCGCGCTCCGCTCGGCGTCGTTCGACGTGTCGGCGGACGGGCTGTGGAAGTACCGGAAGTTCGTGACGCGCGGCGACATGCTGGAGAAGAAGCTGCACCTCAACACGAACTACGAGCTGCGCGGCGGCTGGAAGGCCGGCGTGTCGTACCTGCTGGAGACGTTCGGCTACGATCCCGACTTCTACGACGGCCGGCTCGTCGCGTCGGCCACCGACACGGTGCCGTTCGTCGGCCTGCCGCGCATCACGAACCACGACTGGGTGTTCTCCGTCACGACGCCGAACTACCGGCGCGTGTCGGCGTCGGCGACGTACATCGTCGGGCGCGACGAGAACTTCTTCGAGTGGGCGCCGGCGAACATCGGCTACGTCTCCGCGGCCGTCGACTGGCGGCCGACCGACCAGCTCCGCGTCGGCGGCACGTACCTGTGGCAGTGGTACCGCCGCCCGACCGACGGATCGATGGTGGGCGAGACGCGCATCCCGCGCGTGAAGGCCGAGTACCAGATCACGCGCGCGGTATTCGTGCGCGCCGTCGGCGAGTACCGCGCCGACTACGCCGACGACCTACGCGACGCGGCCGGCGCGAGCGCGATCCCCGGCGGCACGATCCTCGTCCCGGACGGGCGCGGCGGCTACCTGCCGGGGCGCGGCTTCACCACCGCGACGGGGCGCGCCCGGTCCGTGAACAGCTTCCGGCCGGAGCTGCTGTTCTCGTACATGCCGTCGCCGGGCACGGTGGTGTTCGTCGGCTACGGCAGCACGCTCGGCGAGGCGGACGCGCTGCGCTTCTCGGGGCTGCGCCGGCAGCGCGACGCGGTGTTCGTGAAGATGAGCTACCTGCTGCGGCGCGCCTAA
- a CDS encoding putative signal transducing protein — protein sequence MSDEIVVLREFLNELDARFASTVLEANGIPSQVLADTAGGAYPSMALVYPVRLLVRAEDAALAAEVLDTPADAPAEAPHDDTPPAA from the coding sequence GTGTCCGACGAGATCGTCGTCCTCCGCGAGTTCCTGAACGAGCTCGACGCGCGCTTCGCGTCCACGGTCCTCGAGGCGAACGGGATCCCGTCGCAGGTGCTCGCGGACACGGCCGGGGGCGCGTACCCGAGCATGGCGCTCGTCTACCCGGTGCGCCTGCTCGTGCGCGCCGAGGACGCGGCGCTCGCCGCCGAGGTGCTCGACACGCCGGCCGACGCACCGGCCGAGGCGCCGCACGACGACACCCCTCCCGCCGCCTAA
- a CDS encoding lipopolysaccharide biosynthesis protein, whose protein sequence is MNQLQRDLTANLAGRFWSMALNLLAVPVYLRYLGAEAYGLIGLLILLENISSLLDSGLGLTLNRELARRGAVTGAGAVDTRRDVLLTLQAVHWGLALVCGGLVLAAAPLIAHHWVQARALDPATITRCLRWMSLSVTAAVLFSFYQGGLFGIGRQVALNALMIVFSTVRIGGAMLVLARVTSAPHVFFALQGLALAAQVVVGAWLLWTSLPAIGRRSRFERGVIREVWRFTATVSANSFLTAAVSQVDKVIFSRVLSLADFGYYTLAGTAAGTLWSVVLPLGAPFFPRFAELWEQRAIGRLAEMYHRASQLITLAAAPLAVVLCAFAYPLLLIWTRSADTAGRAAPILTVLAIGTAMNALSSVPSHVQNACGWPGLMTTYNAVYVALLVPAIWFTASRYGAVGAAATWAVPNAGYMFVTTPIMHRRLLRGELGRWLRADVGVPLLVALGVGAALRLAMPPLDRLSALVYIAAAGTVVMATTFVCLRELRPIVSREVATMWRRWATAA, encoded by the coding sequence ATGAATCAGCTGCAACGCGACCTGACGGCGAACCTCGCCGGCCGCTTCTGGTCGATGGCGCTCAACCTGCTCGCGGTCCCGGTCTACCTGCGCTACCTCGGCGCGGAGGCCTACGGGTTGATCGGGCTGCTCATCCTCCTCGAGAACATCTCGTCGCTGCTCGACTCGGGGCTGGGGCTGACGCTGAACCGCGAGCTCGCGCGCCGCGGCGCGGTGACCGGGGCGGGCGCGGTCGACACGCGGCGCGACGTGCTCCTGACGTTGCAGGCGGTGCACTGGGGGCTGGCGCTCGTGTGCGGTGGGCTCGTGCTCGCCGCGGCGCCGCTGATCGCGCACCACTGGGTGCAGGCGCGCGCGCTCGATCCCGCGACGATCACCCGCTGCCTGCGCTGGATGAGCCTCTCGGTCACGGCCGCGGTGCTGTTCTCGTTCTATCAGGGCGGCCTGTTCGGGATCGGGCGGCAGGTGGCGCTGAACGCGCTCATGATCGTCTTCAGCACCGTGCGCATCGGCGGGGCGATGCTCGTGCTCGCGCGCGTGACCTCGGCCCCGCACGTGTTCTTCGCGCTGCAGGGCCTCGCGCTCGCCGCGCAGGTGGTGGTGGGCGCGTGGCTCCTGTGGACGTCGCTGCCGGCGATCGGCCGCCGCAGCCGCTTCGAGCGCGGCGTCATCCGCGAGGTGTGGCGGTTCACCGCGACGGTCTCGGCGAACTCGTTCCTCACGGCCGCGGTGTCGCAGGTCGACAAGGTGATCTTCAGCCGCGTGCTCTCGCTCGCGGACTTCGGGTACTACACGCTCGCCGGGACGGCGGCGGGCACGCTGTGGTCGGTGGTGCTCCCGCTCGGCGCGCCGTTCTTCCCGCGCTTCGCCGAGCTGTGGGAGCAGCGGGCCATCGGCCGGCTGGCCGAGATGTATCACCGCGCGAGCCAGCTCATCACGCTCGCCGCCGCGCCGCTCGCGGTCGTGCTGTGCGCGTTCGCGTACCCGCTGCTCCTCATCTGGACGCGCAGCGCCGACACGGCGGGACGCGCGGCGCCGATCCTCACGGTGCTCGCGATCGGCACGGCCATGAACGCGCTGTCGAGCGTGCCGTCGCACGTGCAGAACGCGTGCGGCTGGCCGGGGCTCATGACGACGTACAACGCGGTCTACGTCGCGCTGCTCGTGCCCGCGATCTGGTTCACGGCGAGCCGCTACGGGGCGGTCGGCGCGGCGGCGACGTGGGCGGTGCCGAACGCGGGGTACATGTTCGTCACGACGCCGATCATGCATCGGCGCCTGCTGCGCGGAGAGCTCGGGCGGTGGCTGCGCGCGGACGTCGGCGTGCCGCTGCTCGTGGCGCTCGGCGTCGGCGCGGCGCTGCGGCTGGCGATGCCGCCGCTCGACCGGCTCTCGGCGCTCGTGTACATCGCCGCGGCGGGGACGGTGGTGATGGCGACGACGTTCGTCTGCCTGCGCGAGCTGCGGCCGATCGTGTCGCGCGAGGTGGCGACCATGTGGCGGCGGTGGGCGACGGCCGCGTGA